A window of Prolixibacter sp. SD074 contains these coding sequences:
- a CDS encoding M48 family metallopeptidase, producing the protein MKMIPMKISRRHVKLSWIFSLLLFTACATVPLTGRQQLNLIPESEMLSMSLTQYGDFLKSNQLSGNQAQTDMVKRVGKRIAAAVDQYLNDNGLSDRVKDFNWEFNLVKDSVANAWCMPGGKVVVYTGILPITKNENGLAVVMGHEIAHAIARHGNERMSQEMLVQLGGVGLSAAVDQKPEQTKQIYMTAYGLGAQVGAILPYSRSHELEADKMGLMFMAMAGYDPHGAVDFWQRMAANGGGSGMPEFLSTHPVDSHRIAQIKQDLPEALKYYQQAKNN; encoded by the coding sequence ATGAAAATGATACCAATGAAGATTAGCCGGCGTCACGTTAAGTTATCCTGGATTTTCTCCCTTCTGTTGTTTACAGCCTGCGCAACTGTCCCGTTAACCGGAAGGCAACAATTGAACCTGATTCCTGAATCGGAAATGTTATCCATGAGTTTAACTCAATACGGCGACTTCCTGAAAAGTAATCAATTGTCAGGTAATCAAGCACAAACTGATATGGTGAAGCGCGTTGGAAAGCGAATAGCTGCTGCCGTTGACCAGTATCTGAATGATAATGGTTTGAGTGACCGGGTAAAAGATTTTAACTGGGAATTTAACCTGGTGAAAGATTCAGTTGCGAATGCCTGGTGTATGCCTGGTGGAAAAGTCGTAGTCTACACCGGGATTTTACCTATTACCAAAAACGAAAATGGACTGGCTGTTGTCATGGGACATGAAATTGCCCACGCCATTGCCCGTCATGGTAACGAGCGGATGAGTCAGGAAATGTTAGTCCAATTGGGGGGAGTGGGATTATCGGCAGCCGTTGACCAGAAGCCGGAGCAAACCAAACAAATTTATATGACGGCATACGGCTTAGGCGCTCAGGTGGGAGCTATCCTTCCTTATTCGAGAAGCCATGAACTGGAAGCGGATAAAATGGGACTAATGTTTATGGCAATGGCGGGTTATGATCCGCATGGAGCTGTCGATTTCTGGCAACGAATGGCGGCTAATGGTGGAGGAAGTGGAATGCCCGAATTTCTGAGTACACACCCGGTCGATTCGCATCGAATTGCACAGATTAAACAAGACCTGCCTGAAGCATTAAAATATTACCAGCAGGCAAAGAATAATTAG
- a CDS encoding DUF3276 family protein produces the protein MVGIDKKDGADNQNNGEKRFREEVYSKAVRAGKRTYFFDVKMTRKDEYYLTITESKKKFDQDGKYHFEKHKIFLYKEDFDKFSDGLAEIIDYIHERQPYEPRKEEEKDVLKEYSDVEFEDLASS, from the coding sequence ATGGTAGGTATTGATAAAAAGGATGGAGCTGATAATCAAAATAATGGCGAGAAGCGGTTCCGTGAAGAGGTTTATTCGAAAGCTGTAAGAGCTGGAAAAAGAACGTATTTCTTTGATGTTAAAATGACTCGGAAGGATGAGTATTATCTTACTATTACCGAGAGCAAGAAGAAATTTGATCAAGATGGCAAGTACCATTTCGAGAAACACAAAATCTTCCTGTATAAAGAGGATTTTGATAAATTTTCGGACGGACTTGCTGAAATTATCGATTACATTCACGAACGTCAGCCTTACGAACCTCGGAAAGAAGAGGAAAAGGATGTGCTCAAAGAGTATTCTGACGTAGAGTTCGAAGATTTGGCGTCAAGCTAG